The sequence below is a genomic window from Streptosporangium lutulentum.
ACCAAATGGGCAGAACCTCGCACCGGGGGTGCCAAATGAGAACTCTATGCCCTATTGGGCATAATTTCCGGCGCTTCGGATGGCACTTTTTGATCCTTGGGGGCGCCACCCTCCCTCCGGCGGGGCTGGACCGGTCCAGGTACCCCGGACTCGCGACGTGAGGGTGACGAATATCACCCAGTTCTTTGCCATATAAGCATGAAATATTGCAGATATATGGCCGATCTTCTATGGGATAGGCATCGCCTGGTTCCGGAGCTTTGTCGAAACAGCGGCATCACCCTGTCCCTGACCAGGGGCAAGGCCATGGGTCAGGAGACCCGGACGAGCGCGGACGCGACTCGGGACGAGGGGGGAAGCGCGCCGCGCGGAGACATCACCCCTGGTCCGGCGGCGGCTGCCATGATCCGGCCGGCGAGCGCACGTAGCGACCGGGCTCGAACCGCCCCGTCCGCAAGACGATCTCCAACACCAACGTCAGGTCGAGGAGCAGTCCGTCATAGCGGGACTCGGCGGCCGGATCGTGCGCGCCGTCGGTCCGGCCGTCCACGGTGGCGGCGATGTCGCCGTACACGTCCAGGCTTCCGAACGGCGTCCAGCGGTCCAGGCCGGGAGCCCCGCCCACCCCCTCCGAGCCCTCCCACGTGATGCGCGCGCGGCGCAGCAACGCGAGGTGCTCCGGCAGGACATCGAACGGGAACTCCTCGGTCATCTCCAGCGGGCCTCGATAGGTCATACCGCCATCCTGCCATCTGACCGTTTTGTCCTATTTATTGCTTTCTGAAGGCCGGCCGCACCGGCGCGCCGGCAAGGCCTACGGCTCCCGCGCCCACCGCGCCCACCTGCGACGGCGTGGCATCCGCTGCACCATCCCGGAAAAGACCGATCAGCTCCGCCACCGCAAGAACCGCGGGATCCGTGGTGGCAGGCCACCGAAGTTATGCAAGCTCGACCACCGGGAGCCGGCACGCCGTGGAATGCGGGATCAACCGACTCAAGCGCCACCGAGCCGTGGCCACCCGATATGACAAACTCGCCGTCCGCTTCGAGGCCACCGTCATCATCGCCACCATCAACGAGTGGCTGTGACCGTGGAACGCGGATCAGGCAACCGAGCGGATCTTCCCCTCGGTCACCCGACGCAGCGTCGCCGCCAACCGGTCGCGTGCCTCGATCTGGACGGCAATGCGCTCATCAAGGACGGCGAGGCGATCCAGCGCGATCTGAATTCCCCTGTCCGACGGTGGCGCGGCCACCACGTCACCATCCAGGCACGGCAGGAACGCACGGACATCTCCCAGGGTGAGACCGGCGACCAGCAAATGGCGGATGTTACGGACCCGCACCACCACGTCCTCGTCGTAGATCCGGTAGCCGTTGGGTGCCCGTCTGGAGGTGATCAACCCCTCATCCTCGTAGTGCCGAAGCGCACGCGCGGTCGTGCCCGTGGCCTGTGCCAACTCGCCGATACGCACCGACCCCACCTCCGCCGCCAGTCCTATCACGCGACCACCGCCCCGCCGTCCACCGGGAGCACCACTCCCGTGACGAACGAGGCCTGCGGCGAGGCGAGTTGCGTGATCGCCCACGCCACCTCTTCGGGGCGACCGATCCGTCCCAGCGGCGTGTGGGCCATCTGCCACTCCCTGACCGCGGTCATCCGCTCAGGCGACAGCCCTTGATGCTCACCGATCGGGGTATCGATCCCGCCGGGTGCCACCGCGACCACCCGGACCCGGCGTGGCGCCAACTCCACCGCCCAGCTACGGGTGAGCAGTTCCAGGGCGACCTTCGTCGCCGCATACACCGAGTTGCCCGGCCAAGCACGCTGCCCGACCGACGTGCTCACGTTCACAATCACTCCGCCACGAATCTCCAGCGCGGGCAACGCGGCCTGCGCCAGCAGCATCGGCGCGACCAGGTTCGTCGCCATCTGCGTTTCGATCAAATCCCGGGTCAGCATCCCGAGCGCCGCGCTGCGAACGATCCCCGCGTTGTTGACCAGCACGTCCAACCGGCCGTGTGAATCCATGACGCCGCGCACGATCTTCTCCGCGGCATCCTCGGCGGTGACGTCAGCGATCACCGGATGGATGCTGTCATAGCCGGTCGCGACCTCCGCCAGCGGCTCCGCCCTGCGGCCCACCGCCACTACCTGCGCGCCTTTGCCCGCGAACATCCGCGCCGTCGCACGGCCGATGCCCGTGCCGGCTCCGGTAACGATAACCACCATGTCCTGCAGTGAGCTGTCCATGCGAGAAATCTTCAGACCATGACGCCAATGACAAGGTCAAGACGGCCGACACTTTTCCCGGCCGAACTACACATCAGCCACTACACCGACTTCTGAAACACGCCCTGGGCTCGGATGCGCTGTGGCTCATTGGGGATGCCGATTCCTTCAGGAGGCCGAACAACTCGTCGATCCGTCCGCCGACGACGGAGCGCAGGTGCGCGGCGAGACAGTCCCAATCTTCGTGCGTCGGTGCTTGTCCGGGTGGCAGAGCGGTGAGTGCTTCTCGGATTTCGGCTGACGGCCGTCGTCGATGACTTCATCATCGCCATCGCGCCGCCGTCCGCACAGTGCGACCTGGGTTTCGGCGACGTCGAACGACCAAGGAACGTCGCACCAGGCGTGTTCACAAATCAGCTCCAGGCTGTCCGAGTTGAATGCCATCATGTGGGACGTGATGAACGAAACGGACGTATTGAAAGTGCTTGACGCCCTGGAGGAGGCCGATCTCACGGCCTGGGTCGACGGCGGATGGGGCATCGACGCTCTCGTCGGCCAGACGACGCGGGAGCATTCGGATCTTGATCTGGTTATATCATTGCCGCAGGTGGAGGCCGTTCGGATGGTCCTGGGCCGGCTCGGATATGACCGCCTTCTTCGGGACTGGCCGCCGGCCGCCGTCGCCGTCGCCGATGCGCGAGGACGTGAGATCGACCTGCATCCAATCACCCCTGCCCCTGACGGCGGCGGAACACAAGCGCAGCCCGACGGGAGTTCCTTCTACTATCCACCTCCCGTCCGAGGCATGATCAAAGATCGTCCGGTCTCCTGCGTCGATGCCTCGACACAGGTTCGTTGTCATCTTGGTTACCAACCTTCGGAGAAGGACCACCAGGACATGCTCCGCTTGCATGCAGCGACCGGGGTGGAACTCCCGGCCCGATTTCAGCCGCGCTGATCGGTTTCCCACCTCACTTTCGAAACAGGCCTCAGGAGACCCCGGCGCGGCGCCACCCCCTCCCCTGGGCCGGCGTGAGCGCTCTCCCCGGAGGGTGAAGGATCAGCCCTCGGCGAGCAGGGCGCGTGCGGCGGATTCGATGTGCCGCACGTCGATGCCCGCCGCGGCCAGCAGCTCCTCGGTGGTGCCCGAGCCCGGCAGTTCCCGGACGGCCAGGTGGGCGAGGCGCAAGGTCTGCGCCCCCTCGCTCAGCAGGGCGTCCGTCACGGCCGAGCCGAGGCCGCCCTCGGGATGGTGGTCTTCGGCCACGACGAGCCGGCCCTGGGTGGCCGCCACGGCAGCATGGAGTGTTCGGCTGTCGGCGGGCTTGACCGAGTACAGGTCGATCACGCGAGCCTGAATGCCGTCCTGGGCCAGCCGGTCGGCGGCGGCCAGGCAATGGTGAACGGTGACCCCGGCGCCGATCAGGGTCACCGCGTCGGCCGAACCGGACCGCAGAACCTTGGACCCGCCGACGGGGAAGGTGTCGTCTTCGTCGTAGAGGACGGGGTAGGCGCCGCGAGTGGTCCTGAGATAGCTGACGCCGGAGGTGTCGGCCATGGCGCGCACGAGGGCGGCGGTGCTGGTGGCGTCGCTGGGATAGAGAACCGTCGACCCCTGAACGGCCCGCATCATCGCGAGATCCTCCAGGGCCATCTGGGACGGCCCGTCGGCGCCGATCTCGACGCCCGCGTGCGAGCCGACGAGACGCACGTTCGCCTGTGAGACGGCGGCCATCCGGATGAAGTCGTAGGCCCGGGTGAAGAACGCCGCGAAGGTGGAGGCGAAGGGAATGTAGTGACGGACGCTGAAGCCGACCGCCGAGGCGACGAGCTGCTGTTCGGCGATGAACATTTCGAAGTAGCGGCCGGGGTACGCCTTGGCGAACTGTTCGGCGTAGGTGGAGTTGCTCACCTCGCCGTCGAGGGCGACCACGTTCGGATACTGGTCGCCGAGCGCTGTCAGCGCCTCGCCGTAGGCCTTGCGGGTCGCGATCTTGTCGCCCGGCGAGTACCGGGGCATGAACGACGACGTGCTCGGCTCGGAGGGCGTGAT
It includes:
- a CDS encoding SDR family NAD(P)-dependent oxidoreductase, which codes for MDSSLQDMVVIVTGAGTGIGRATARMFAGKGAQVVAVGRRAEPLAEVATGYDSIHPVIADVTAEDAAEKIVRGVMDSHGRLDVLVNNAGIVRSAALGMLTRDLIETQMATNLVAPMLLAQAALPALEIRGGVIVNVSTSVGQRAWPGNSVYAATKVALELLTRSWAVELAPRRVRVVAVAPGGIDTPIGEHQGLSPERMTAVREWQMAHTPLGRIGRPEEVAWAITQLASPQASFVTGVVLPVDGGAVVA
- a CDS encoding transketolase, which produces MESNSRPPAGTDFDTARQFARQLRVDSIRSSTSAGSGHPTSSMSAADVLAVLVGRHLRYDWDRPHSDANDHLIFSKGHASPLLYSIYKGVGVVSDEELMTGYRRFGSRLEGHPTPVLPWVDVATGSLGQGLPVGVGVALAGKHLDRIPYRVWVLCGDSETAEGSIWEALDKASYYQLSNLIAIVDVNRLGQRGPTELGWDIDAYTRRAEAFGARVLTVDGHDLAEIDDALTTAADGGGAKPTVILARTVKGRGFSEVEDHEGWHGKPFPKDMAVRAIAELGGESNLVVRGPLPDAAAAPAITPSEPSTSSFMPRYSPGDKIATRKAYGEALTALGDQYPNVVALDGEVSNSTYAEQFAKAYPGRYFEMFIAEQQLVASAVGFSVRHYIPFASTFAAFFTRAYDFIRMAAVSQANVRLVGSHAGVEIGADGPSQMALEDLAMMRAVQGSTVLYPSDATSTAALVRAMADTSGVSYLRTTRGAYPVLYDEDDTFPVGGSKVLRSGSADAVTLIGAGVTVHHCLAAADRLAQDGIQARVIDLYSVKPADSRTLHAAVAATQGRLVVAEDHHPEGGLGSAVTDALLSEGAQTLRLAHLAVRELPGSGTTEELLAAAGIDVRHIESAARALLAEG
- a CDS encoding nucleotidyltransferase domain-containing protein, yielding MNETDVLKVLDALEEADLTAWVDGGWGIDALVGQTTREHSDLDLVISLPQVEAVRMVLGRLGYDRLLRDWPPAAVAVADARGREIDLHPITPAPDGGGTQAQPDGSSFYYPPPVRGMIKDRPVSCVDASTQVRCHLGYQPSEKDHQDMLRLHAATGVELPARFQPR
- a CDS encoding MerR family transcriptional regulator produces the protein MRIGELAQATGTTARALRHYEDEGLITSRRAPNGYRIYDEDVVVRVRNIRHLLVAGLTLGDVRAFLPCLDGDVVAAPPSDRGIQIALDRLAVLDERIAVQIEARDRLAATLRRVTEGKIRSVA